Proteins encoded together in one bacterium window:
- a CDS encoding HAMP domain-containing protein, which translates to MEKRRLKFRLSIPTKIFLGFALIMGAFSFVLIYNSVRLARLYEEVRVINRGLLPLRLTLSEIEGDLRSYSLLLSEPDPVVLRRAIQASQTLFPFPRRINERLASSAQTIDVLMARNLQALSEEGRFERLPSILEELDDRSEELIRQSESLIRALEDGENDVADEVRRQISDNLVQMQGRLASIARLTGRVVVDAVNWATQQERRNLVTVAVSTLGAMVVALFVMFWSARTLRPLTRLTAGVRKLTEGSYETVDVRAHNEIGELAQEFNAMVWALKERDRKLREGGLALERAYESAVQAERLAAIGRLTSQITHEIRNPLSSLGLNVELLEDELRKPQADFTEASSICRAITGEIDRLTSITDEYLHFARLPMPQKEPTDLNQLLDELIKFHRHELNQANVQVQLDLADDLPIIHADSGQLRQAILNLVRNAQEAMPDGGLISLATRREGAHLAITVSDEGSGIEPEAVNRVFDPFFSTKPHGTGVGLALTRQIAAQHDGEIACHNRASGGTEFTLTLPIPEETNGSLIDCDSEEVR; encoded by the coding sequence GTGGAGAAACGTCGGCTGAAATTCCGCCTCTCCATTCCAACGAAGATCTTCCTCGGTTTTGCGTTGATCATGGGCGCGTTCTCTTTCGTACTGATCTACAACTCAGTGAGACTCGCCAGGCTGTATGAAGAGGTTCGGGTCATCAACCGAGGGCTTCTGCCACTGAGATTGACCCTATCCGAGATAGAGGGCGACCTACGAAGCTATTCGCTCCTGCTGAGCGAGCCCGATCCGGTCGTTTTGCGTCGAGCAATTCAAGCGAGTCAGACCCTTTTCCCTTTTCCGCGGCGGATCAATGAACGTTTGGCGAGCTCGGCCCAAACCATCGATGTGTTGATGGCGAGAAACCTCCAAGCTTTGAGTGAGGAAGGGAGATTCGAACGGCTCCCGTCGATATTGGAGGAACTGGATGATCGAAGCGAGGAGCTCATTCGCCAGAGCGAATCGCTCATACGTGCGCTCGAGGACGGAGAGAACGACGTAGCTGATGAGGTTCGCCGCCAAATCTCAGACAATCTGGTCCAGATGCAGGGCAGGCTTGCATCGATTGCACGGCTGACGGGTCGAGTGGTCGTTGATGCGGTGAACTGGGCGACACAACAGGAACGGCGCAACCTCGTGACGGTCGCTGTGAGCACGCTTGGCGCGATGGTGGTCGCCTTGTTCGTCATGTTCTGGTCAGCTCGGACACTGCGGCCTTTGACTCGGTTGACCGCAGGAGTCAGAAAGCTGACCGAAGGATCGTACGAAACAGTGGACGTGCGTGCGCACAACGAGATCGGAGAATTGGCCCAGGAATTCAATGCAATGGTTTGGGCATTGAAGGAGCGAGACCGCAAGTTGCGAGAAGGCGGTCTCGCACTCGAACGCGCCTACGAATCCGCCGTTCAAGCCGAACGTTTGGCAGCCATCGGCCGACTCACCAGTCAGATTACCCACGAGATTCGAAATCCCCTGAGCAGCCTCGGACTCAATGTCGAGCTGTTGGAAGATGAGCTGCGCAAACCCCAAGCAGATTTCACCGAGGCCAGCTCGATATGCCGAGCGATCACAGGCGAAATTGATCGTTTGACGAGCATCACGGACGAGTACTTACACTTCGCTCGACTCCCTATGCCGCAAAAGGAACCAACCGACCTCAACCAACTCCTCGATGAGCTCATCAAATTCCATCGGCATGAGCTCAATCAGGCGAATGTTCAGGTTCAGCTGGATCTCGCCGATGACCTTCCGATCATCCACGCCGACTCGGGCCAGTTGAGACAGGCCATCCTGAATCTCGTCCGAAATGCGCAGGAAGCCATGCCGGATGGCGGTCTCATCAGTCTCGCGACAAGACGTGAGGGTGCTCACCTCGCGATTACCGTCTCAGATGAAGGAAGCGGTATCGAACCCGAAGCCGTCAACCGCGTCTTCGACCCATTTTTCAGCACAAAACCACATGGAACGGGTGTCGGTTTGGCCCTCACGCGACAGATCGCCGCACAGCACGATGGTGAAATCGCATGTCACAATCGGGCGTCTGGAGGCACCGAATTCACATTGACTCTGCCCATCCCAGAGGAGACAAACGGCTCACTTATTGACTGTGATTCAGAAGAGGTTCGGTGA